GAGACTCATAAATGAATGCAGAGAGATGGGAATAGAAGTACTTCCACCTGATATTAATAAGAGCGAAGAGGCCTTTACTATTGACGGCAGATCAATAAGATTCGGCCTTAAGGCAGTAAAGGGAGTTGGTGAAGCAGCAATTGAATCAATTAAAGAAGAAAGGAGCAAAAAGCCCTTTGATTCCTTTGAGGATTTTTTAAAAAGGTTGGTTGAGCGCGGAGGCAATGGCTCTCAGGACAGTACAAGAAAGTTAAATAAAAAGGTTATAGAGGCACTTATAAAGGCAGGTGCCTTTGATTCCCTGGGCATCTCAAGAAAGGATGCCCTTGCAAGGCTTGATTTATTACAGCAATCACCTAAAAACCTCTCTCCTTTACAATCTGTTCAGCCAAGCATGTTTGACATTTCAGTTGTAAATGAGAGCTCAGAAACTGGTGCTGATAGAAGAGAGAAAGGAAAGCAAGGGGATGTTTCTCCTTCACTACAGCATCCTTCTTCAGAAGAGGCTCTTAATCTTGCTTACGAAAAGGAGGCTTTAGGATTTTATATTACAGGTCATCCCGTAAAGCCCTTCAGGCCAATATTGAGGACATTCGGACTTAGAAGTTCTGAAGAGTTGAAATCATTTATGGAATCAAAAAATACTTCCCTTTCTCAGGAGATTTTTGTTGCAGGGCTTGTTTTAGAACTTAAAAAACACAAAACTAAGGGAAAGAATGAATTAATGGCCTTTATCACCCTTGAGGATGAGGAGGGTTCTTTTGAGGCTGTGGTTTTCCCGGAATTGTACAAAAGATCCATCAAATTATTTGAAAAGGGCTCAATAATTGTTGTAAAAGGTAATACCGAGTCTTCAGAAAAGGGTTTTAAGATAATTGCCAGAGAGGTAGAAGATTTTGATACATTCATAAAGAATTCACTTCTCAGAGCATCCAGGGTTATATTAAAACTCAAATCTGATGAATTCAGAAAGGAAAAGTTTGAGAACTTTGCTGAATTTCTAAAGACCTGCCAGCCTTCATCCCTCAGCCTTTCTGCTGCGAAGGGACTTCCCTTTTATATAAATGTCATAATGCCTGATTTTACTGTTACCATTCAGAGCAGTTATTCTATTATTCCTGATTTAAGGTTCCTAAGATTAATAGAGGACCTTTTTGGTAGAAACAGTCTGGAGGTGATTCTTTGAGTTACTATTTTGATTTTGAAAGACCCATTCAGGAACTTGAACTGAAGATAGAAGAATTGCGAGCTTTCTCAGATGGACGGGATATTGATCTTAGTAGGGAACTTGCTGAGCTGGAAAAAAAGGCTGAGAAGTTAAAAAGGGAAATATATTCAAACCTCACACCCTGGCAGAAGACCCTTATTGCAAGACATCCTGAAAGACCCTATACCCTTGATTATATTAATTTAATTGCAAAGGACTTTATTGAACTTCATGGTGACCGGCTCTTCGGTGATGACCAGGCCGTGGTATGTGGTCCCTGTTTTATAAATGAAAGACCTGTAATGCTTATAGGTCACCAAAAGGGCAGAGGAACAAAGGAGAGAATTCAGAGGAATTTCGGTCAACCTCATCCAGAGGGGTACAGAAAGGCTCTTAGGGTTATGAAACTTGCTGAGAGATTCAAAATGCCAGTTGTCACCTTTATTGATACACCTGGTGCCTATCCAGGAATAGGGGCTGAAGAAAGAGGCCAGGCTGAGGCAATAGCAACAAATCTCATGACCATGGCCAGACTTCAGGTACCCATAATCTCTATAGTAATAGGCGAGGGCGGAAGCGGTGGTGCCCTTGCTCTAAGCGTGGCTGACAGGATATTTATGCTTGAAAATTCAGTATATTCTGTGATTTCACCTGAGGGCTGCGCTGCCATCCTGTGGAAAAAAGATGGAGAACTCAGCCAGGATGATTATGCAAAGGCTGCTAATGCCCTTAAACTCACTGCCCAGGACCTTTTGAATTACAAGATCATTGATGGAATCATACCAGAGCCCCTTGGAGGTGCTCACAAGGATGTCCGGGCTGTTGCAGCAGAGATTGAAAAGACAATAGTATCCACCCTTGAGGAACTTTCCCAGAAACCTATAGGCAGACTTCTTGATGAAAGGTATAAAAAATTCAGAAAAATTGGAGTGTTTTTTGAAGGAGAGGTCCTTTAATCCTGAATTTCCATCCGGAACAGAGTTAATAATTTTAATTAATAAGCACAATTTATTGTCTGATTAAAAAAAAGAATTTGACTTAACTAAGTCATAGTCTTATAGTAGATTGATTTTTAATCCTGCTTTTAATTTTAAAATGGAGGCAATCATGAGGCTTGTCCTGTTAGGTGCGCCAGGTGCGGGAAAAGGAACCCAGGCTAAGAAACTGATTGAAAAATATTCCATTCCCCAGATCTCCACAGGAGATATTCTGAGAAAAGCAGTATCAGATGGTACACCTCTTGGAAAGGAAGCAAAATCCTATATGGACAGAGGAGAGCTTGTACCTGATAGCGTTGTCATAGGTATTATCAGGGAAAGGCTCAAAGAAGATGACTGTAAAACGGGTTATATTCTTGATGGGTTTCCAAGAAATGTTGCTCAGGCTAAGGCACTTGATGAGATGCTTAATTCATTGAACTCTCCCCTTGACTTTGCCATAAGTATAGATGTTCCATTTGATGAGCTCATGAAGAGACTGACTGGAAGAAGAACTTGTAAGAGCTGTGGACAGATGTATAACATATATTTCAGTCCCCCTGAGAAAAACGGCGTCTGTGATAAATGCGGTGGCGAACTCTTTCAGAGAGAAGACGATAAGGAAGAAACCATTCGCAAGAGACTTGAGGTTTATGAGGCCCAGACGGCACCTGTTATCGGTTATTACAGAGAAAAAGGAATACTCAAGTCTGTTCCTGGAACAGGCAGTATAGATGACATATTTAATAACATTATCTCAATCTTAGAGAAAAGGGGGTAAAACCTATGGCAAAGAAAAAGGC
This genomic interval from Thermodesulfovibrionales bacterium contains the following:
- a CDS encoding acetyl-CoA carboxylase carboxyltransferase subunit alpha is translated as MSYYFDFERPIQELELKIEELRAFSDGRDIDLSRELAELEKKAEKLKREIYSNLTPWQKTLIARHPERPYTLDYINLIAKDFIELHGDRLFGDDQAVVCGPCFINERPVMLIGHQKGRGTKERIQRNFGQPHPEGYRKALRVMKLAERFKMPVVTFIDTPGAYPGIGAEERGQAEAIATNLMTMARLQVPIISIVIGEGGSGGALALSVADRIFMLENSVYSVISPEGCAAILWKKDGELSQDDYAKAANALKLTAQDLLNYKIIDGIIPEPLGGAHKDVRAVAAEIEKTIVSTLEELSQKPIGRLLDERYKKFRKIGVFFEGEVL
- a CDS encoding adenylate kinase, which codes for MRLVLLGAPGAGKGTQAKKLIEKYSIPQISTGDILRKAVSDGTPLGKEAKSYMDRGELVPDSVVIGIIRERLKEDDCKTGYILDGFPRNVAQAKALDEMLNSLNSPLDFAISIDVPFDELMKRLTGRRTCKSCGQMYNIYFSPPEKNGVCDKCGGELFQREDDKEETIRKRLEVYEAQTAPVIGYYREKGILKSVPGTGSIDDIFNNIISILEKRG
- the dnaE gene encoding DNA polymerase III subunit alpha, producing MPVSATKEINLKTAIEITLPLKEAYESNPQIKELLDIAIKLEGLARHASVHAAGVVIAPQPLTEYTALYRGAKGDETVTTQFDLESIEKIGLLKFDFLGLDTLTIIDTTQKYIRQKEKDFDINNIPLDDKETYRLLSSGRTAGVFQLESSGMRELLMKMEPDRFDDLIALVALYRPGPLGSGMVEDFIKRKKGLVSVKYELPELKDILDETYGVILYQEQVMRISNRIAGFTLGQADILRRAISKKDPFLMEELKTKFINGAVERGYSEDIARRLFELIEYFGNYGFNKSHSAAYALVAYQTAYLKAHYPVEFMAASLTAEVDKTDKILRLINECREMGIEVLPPDINKSEEAFTIDGRSIRFGLKAVKGVGEAAIESIKEERSKKPFDSFEDFLKRLVERGGNGSQDSTRKLNKKVIEALIKAGAFDSLGISRKDALARLDLLQQSPKNLSPLQSVQPSMFDISVVNESSETGADRREKGKQGDVSPSLQHPSSEEALNLAYEKEALGFYITGHPVKPFRPILRTFGLRSSEELKSFMESKNTSLSQEIFVAGLVLELKKHKTKGKNELMAFITLEDEEGSFEAVVFPELYKRSIKLFEKGSIIVVKGNTESSEKGFKIIAREVEDFDTFIKNSLLRASRVILKLKSDEFRKEKFENFAEFLKTCQPSSLSLSAAKGLPFYINVIMPDFTVTIQSSYSIIPDLRFLRLIEDLFGRNSLEVIL